A window of Synchiropus splendidus isolate RoL2022-P1 chromosome 9, RoL_Sspl_1.0, whole genome shotgun sequence contains these coding sequences:
- the LOC128764629 gene encoding uncharacterized protein LOC128764629 gives MTPVHQLRRLRSRGKGRDVLMTLVVWKETQKMTSDKTCYHLRIMAVTEVHWLWNPFRMTAAVCLQRELQSCEGSVSETMCSRRLMFLSSTCRCKWRKPARHKQKRGNLCRCWRNIWGVSATTVPGSRLVAVSPETGQNAGGCDASRDWTSARSLSSRPHRPGLQVPALAVTPERSCQRCHLGSGVFASPMWPSSTAARAPSSRQTDVPLSWFVHASTNTPAT, from the exons ATG ACACCTGTTCACcagctgaggaggctgaggtcACGTGGCAAAGGCAGGGACGTCCTCATGACGCTGGTCGTCTGGAAGGAGACTCAGAAG ATGACATCTGATAAGACCTGTTATCATCTGAGGATAATGGCTGTCACTGAAGTCCACTGGCTTTGGAACCCTTTTAGAATGACAG ctgctgtttgtttgcagCGCGAGCTGCAGAGCTGTGAGGGGAGTGTGTCAGAAACAATGTGCAGCCGGAGATTGATGTTTTTGTCATCCACCTGCCGATGCAAATGGAGAAAGCCGGCGAGGCACAAACAAAAGAGGGGGAACCTCTGCCGCTGCTGGAGGAACATCTGGGGGGTCTCGGCCACGACTGTGCCG GGTTCTCGACTGGTGGCTGTGTCCCCAGAAACAGGACAGAACGCTGGAGGGTGTGACGCCAGCCGGGACTGGACCTCAGCCAGGAGCCTCTCCTCCAG GCCCCACCGCCCCGGCCTGCAGGTACCTGCTCTGGCGGTGACTCCAGAAAGAAGCTGTCAGCGCTGCCATTTGGGCTCGGGAGTGTTTGCCTCTCCCATGTGGCCCTCCAGCACAGCGGCTCGTGCCCCCTCCTCCAGGCAAACAGATGTCCCTCTTAGCTGGTTTGTCCACGCGAGCACAAACACGCCAGCGACGTGA